Proteins from a genomic interval of Bos mutus isolate GX-2022 chromosome 26, NWIPB_WYAK_1.1, whole genome shotgun sequence:
- the NKX6-2 gene encoding homeobox protein Nkx-6.2 produces the protein MDANRPGAFVLSSAPLAALHNMAEMKTSLFPYALQGPAGFKAPALGGLGAQLPLGTPHGISDILGRPVGAAGGGLLGGLPRLNGLASSAGVYFGPAAAVARGYPKPLAELPGRPPIFWPGVVQGSPWRDPRLAGPAQAGGVLDKDGKKKHSRPTFSGQQIFALEKTFEQTKYLAGPERARLAYSLGMTESQVKVWFQNRRTKWRKRHAAEMASAKKKQDSDAEKLKVGGSDAEDDDDEYNRPLDPNSDDEKITRLLKKHRAPNLALVSPCGGGAGDAS, from the exons atGGACGCTAACCGCCCGGGCGCGTTCGTGCTGAGCAGCGCCCCGCTGGCCGCGCTGCACAACATGGCCGAGATGAAGACGTCGCTGTTCCCATATGCGTTGCAGGGCCCGGCCGGCTTCAAGGCGCCCGCGCTGGGCGGCCTGGGCGCGCAGCTGCCCCTTGGCACCCCGCACGGCATCAGCGACATCCTGGGGCGGCCGGTGGGCGCAGCGGGTGGCGGCCTCCTGGGCGGCCTGCCCCGGCTCAACGGGCTGGCCTCGTCGGCTGGCGTCTACTTCGGGCCCGCGGCCGCCGTTGCGCGCGGCTATCCCAAGCCCCTGGCGGAGCTTCCCGGGCGCCCGcccatcttctggcccggagtgGTGCAGGGCTCGCCCTGGAGGGACCCCCGCCTGGCCGGCCCGG CCCAGGCCGGCGGGGTCCTGGACAAGGACGGCAAGAAGAAGCACTCGCGGCCGACCTTCTCGGGCCAGCAGATCTTCgcgctggagaagactttcgAGCAGACGAAGTACCTGGCGGGGCCCGAGCGCGCGCGCCTCGCCTACTCCCTGGGCATGACCGAGAGCCAGGTCAAG GTGTGGTTCCAGAACCGCCGGACCAAGTGGCGCAAGCGGCACGCGGCGGAGATGGCGTCGGCCAAGAAGAAGCAGGACTCGGACGCCGAGAAACTGAAGGTGGGCGGCTCGGACGCGGAGGACGACGACGACGAGTACAACCGGCCCCTGGACCCCAACTCGGACGACGAGAAGATCACGCGGCTGCTCAAGAAGCACAGAGCCCCGAACTTGGCGCTGGTCAGCCCgtgcggcggcggcgcgggggaCGCCTCCTGA